In the genome of Acetobacter oryzifermentans, one region contains:
- a CDS encoding trypsin-like serine peptidase produces MVAFTAAMHAALVSHAANAEGPAYRTHLAGVGLQDPRQKVDAMQPPWSAVGRVQTELGSRCTGFLIAPNVVETAGHCLWLSHVRGFVRPESVHFLRAYTGDHYMAHARAVQIIIPPGYRTDQEGNSGGLDHATLILDHAIAKPNEVFHIDTPLQALTPGLPVVLGGYEQNQPDIITADQNCHFLNMTQDGGGNTLLVHNCAGTHGSSGAPLLFHDQGGWHVIGVQVQAFTNGAGGRAVPLLSQN; encoded by the coding sequence GCACGCATCTGGCTGGCGTAGGGCTGCAAGACCCACGCCAAAAAGTGGATGCCATGCAGCCGCCTTGGTCTGCCGTGGGGCGTGTGCAAACAGAACTGGGCAGCAGATGCACCGGCTTTTTAATTGCACCCAACGTGGTGGAAACTGCCGGGCACTGCCTGTGGCTGAGCCATGTGCGTGGGTTTGTGCGGCCTGAAAGCGTGCATTTTTTGCGTGCTTATACGGGTGACCATTACATGGCCCATGCCCGTGCCGTGCAAATTATTATCCCCCCCGGTTACAGAACAGATCAGGAAGGCAATAGTGGCGGGTTAGACCATGCCACGCTTATTCTGGATCATGCTATCGCCAAGCCGAACGAGGTTTTCCATATCGATACACCTCTACAGGCCCTTACACCCGGATTGCCTGTTGTATTGGGCGGGTATGAGCAAAACCAGCCTGATATTATTACCGCTGACCAAAACTGCCATTTTTTGAATATGACACAAGATGGGGGCGGTAACACGCTACTGGTGCATAATTGCGCGGGCACACATGGCAGCAGCGGCGCACCTTTACTGTTTCATGATCAGGGCGGGTGGCACGTTATTGGTGTGCAGGTGCAGGCATTCACCAATGGTGCCGGTGGCCGTGCTGTGCCACTTTTAAGCCAGAACTAG